CATCTCAGCATTTCTCATGGTGTAGACCATCGGGTTCAGCATTGGGGTGATTGTAGAGTAAATGACTGAGACCACCTTATGCAGGGCGAACTGCTTGATGGGCCAAGCATAGATGAAGATGCTGGGTATGAATTGAAAACACATCACAGTGATCTGGGTTCCACAGGTGGACAGAGCCTTGTGCTTCCCTTCCGTGACATGTGTCCTGATCTTGATTAAGATGACAGCGTAAGAAATAAGCAGAATGATGAATATTATTATGATCGCTAACCCACTGTTTAAGTTCATCTGCATTTCAGCCAAGTGAGTGTTGGTGCAGGCCAGTTTGATGACTTGTGGGACATCACAGTAAAAATTGTCCAGGATGTTTGGACCACAGAAGGGTAACTGGAGGAGCAGTCCAGTCTGAACAGCAGAGTGAGCCAATCCAACCAGCCATGCCAGTGCCACTATCCTCATGCATACACCCCGGTTCATGATAGTTAAGTACCGCAGTGGTTTATAGATGGCCACGTACCGATCGACCGCCATCCCCACAAGGCAAAACCCCATAGCGCCAGCAAAGAAGTGGAGGAAAAACATCTGAAGGATGCACTCATTGAATGAGATGGTTTTATGCTGTGAGAGGAGATCTGAGAGTAATTTTGGAGTATTGACTGATGAATCGCAGATATCTAGGAAAGCCAAGTTGGCCAGCAGGATATACATGGAGGTGTGGAGCTGGTAGTCAGAGATCacagtggtgatgatgatgacgTTTACCAGCCAAGTGTTTATGTAGACTATGAAGAAAGTCACAAAAAGGAATGGCTGCAGCTCAGGTCTCTGAGTGAGGCCCAAGAGGACAAATTCTGTCACTGGGGTGAAGTTCTTCTTCTCCATTTATTAACCTCAAAATATGCCTGAAGAAGGAACAGTGATGATAATAATTATGATGCAATCCCAGTACATTACTGTTATTAAAAGAATATGAACTCCATCTTAACTGATACACTTGCATGGAAATTTTCTTTGTTTACCAAATTCCAGACTGTGTTCTCAGCCCCAATGGTGAGTACCCCTACTTCAGCAGAACTTCTGAGCTCCACCAATGGTCATCTCCAATTTGGGTTCTTTGGGAGTGAACAGGAGCAACCTACACACTCAAAATGCCCCCTGCGAACAACTGTCTCCATTCATCTTCCTGAAGCCCTGAGAGTGCACAGCTCACATGGGCCACAGATTCCTCATGTGGCCTAGAGGCTCAGGGTTGGGAAGAAGGCATATTTGCAAAGTGGATGTACTCACAGACCAGGGCTTCTCATCAGGGGTGtctgtcacattctggggtgcgaTCCAGACCAGTAAGGTTTGTGTCACAGCCCGCTCCATAACCCTGGGtaccttacaatgctttgctgttgtagcttccAACCTGGGACTCTCACAACCAGCCTACCAGCTTGTAGGTGTCACCCCCTTGGTGTCTGTGTAGAGCTGCAGTGTTGGACCAGCAGCTATGACCTCAGCAGCCTGTCAACAACCTACCAgtcacaccctggcttccaccagctttGATTACTACTTGCAGGTAACCCCAGCattctcccagtcctgaattttacCAAAAacctgtgttctgcactgtcctgcCCCTTTTCTGCacagttcagatattaaaggTTCATTGCTTCTGTACAGAGTCAATATAAAATAGTTTTGCTagtttaactggagttaccaaacagttcaaTTGAAACACAGCATTGGATTGGTTTAGATTACAAAATGAAACCTATTTATAAAAAAAGAAGACAAGACTTTTAGTGAATTCAAATATAAGACacaaagttagaaatggttaccagCAAATAAAAGTGCGAACATGCAGGTAAAAGTCTAAAGATTTATTTAACAAGTTTTGCTTCAAAGCTTTGCTCAAGTTTGCCTTTCTCACACACTgtcttccagcaagatggtgaCTGACTCTTACCGTGGTCAGGATCTCTCCCAGAGGCCCAAAAGTGCAGGCGTTTTTaggtgaaagaaagagagagacagctaGCTTGGGGTTCTCTACCCCATCAGAGGTACTGAATTCCTCTATCCTTCCTTAACAAAACAATGGTCTTTGACCCCTTAGAGTGGCTACATAAAGAGAAGGAATTAAGTCTGATTGGCTTTTGCAGGAATAGCTTTTGCTCAagatttctgaaaaaaatcacatttctgtaTTTTGGTACACATACATTCTAGTGCTAAGCTTGAGACATCTCCATTGAAAAACTATGAACATGCAAAGATTTGCAGGTATTCATCTACAATGAAATATTCAAAGCTGCCATGGTATTATGGATGCTCAACTCATAttagtatttttgaaaatcccaagagCTGAAAATATCAACGAACCCTAAATAAATATCTCATTCTTAAATGACAATGCTctgtgctgggaggagaggaggagcatGGCTGTATGGGTAAATCACTGGCTGTGGATTCTAGGGAGTTGCGTTCAATTTCTGCCCTACCATGGACAACTTCTGAGACCTTCCATAACACATATCACTTCTCAGTGTAGGATCATCAAAGTGGAATAAGAGAGTTAGGTGCAGGGAATTTCATTTAGGTTTCATAAGCAGATATGGGCACTACCCTTGGCTTTTTCTGGTTTTAACTTTCaagctccagccagccccagagaaaATGGCTTTCAGATCACAGCAGCATAGAGGTGTTGCCTAAGGAGAAGCCTTGTCAGACAGAGTTAGTCTTACAAAGGTGTCAGATAGTTTTGGTAGTGAAGGCTCAGTGGGCTGATgtactcctaaatcacttagactTCTCTAATATTCAAGCCTATATTTGAAAAGCCTCccacccacctcttccccccgtGCAGTAACAAAGCCTATGGCTAATTGTACTTTGTCAATTATTTGCAAAAACAGTCACTACCTCATGCAATCTGCTGTGCCGGTGGTATCAGATCCGGCTGCCTCTTAATGATTAAGGATGACCAGGGGAAGTCACATTTCAAAGCTGATCATAGCTCTCTGAATAGACAGGGGAAGGAAATCATATTCCAAAGGAGAGAAAGCCCCAGAAATCTTCCCCTTATACCATATCAGACCCATGCTCTAAGACTGGCACTAACATCAAAGACTCTCTGAAATTCCCCTGAGCTTGAGTCAGGTCTGATCAAGAAGATGCCAAGGGTTAATAactctcacagttaaaaatttacaccttattttcagtctgaatttgtctagcttcaacttttaGACACTTAATCATGGAAGACCTTTTTCAGCtacattgaagagcccattattaaatatttgttccctgtgtagacactTACGTagcctgtaatcaagtcaccccttatccTTTCTTTCTTAAATTGAATGGACTGAGCTTATTGGGTTTATCACTAAGAGGtacgttttctaatcctttaatcattctagtggctcttctctgaaccctctccaaattTTTTAACATCTTTCCTCAATTGCGGCACCAAAACTGGACTctctattccagcagtggttgcataAGTGCTttagattcccctgtttatccaTCCCAGGATCATTTTTGTTTTGGCCAGAGTGTCACATTAGGCTTTTATGTTCTGCTCATTATACACCAtgaccccctaatcattttcagagtccctgcttcccaggatagactcCCCCACCCTTTAAGTGCAGCCTGCGTACtttatgtatacatttacattttgccTGTGTTAAAATGTATATTTGCTTGTGCACAGTTTTACCAAACAATCCACGTTTAATAATTTGATGACATTAGGGCTGGATTCACAATGGGACTTTGGCTGTCAGACAATTAAAAAAGTCCCTGGGATTCACAATGCCTGAGTTCAGTGCCCAGGCTCCCTGACAAATGGGGAGAGGTCGGTGTctgagaatgggattcacaaaagccagcaggctGAAGGGCTCGCTGCCTGTGTTTGCGATGGGAGATGGCACAGAAAGGGACGGGTGCTCTACCACACCCTTCTCACAGAGCCTGGAGCCTAACTCTGGGCTACAGGATCCATAGCCAGGGTCCCTCCACTGGAGCTAGGTGTCTACACCATTTTTTGGCAAGACATGccagagggggaggcagcagcaacCACCAGCTTATAGTGTTTAGCCCACAGCTTAGGGCACTCACGtgggctgtgggagacccctgttcaaatcctttctcccctagCACATTGCACCACACCACCTCCTCTGGCTTGATTTTGAATGGGCCTCTGTCCAGTAGGTGAGCTCTGAGCTCAGCTGCCGGGAGGAGAGCCGTTCCTCCACCCACCTTCCTCTGCTTTGTGGGACAAACTGGGGCTGAGGCATCAATCTGCCTGGAGGTGCCCAGTGGCATAAACTTAGGTTACCTGGGGAACTTTTGCAGCAGAAATTTGGGTgttgagtgagtttaggtgcccaACAGGGTAGCTAAGCAGGGTTTGTGAATATGAGTGGCAGCAAAATGATGGACATAGGCATGAAAAAAAGCCATGCGGCACCTCTGGTCCACTGTGAATCTCAGATGGGGTTGTGAATGCCAGTGTCACTGGAAATGTTGGACTTAGACTCTGAGAGTAGCAGTGAGGCACCTGTGTTTTTTCTTAGTCTAGCCCTTAGTGTGAATCTGGGCTGTTTTGGGGGCCCCAAGGCTGGGATTCTTAAAGGAACCTGGAAAAGTTAGTTGCCAAATTCCACCATCAATCTGGGCACTTGCCTGGGGTCTGTTTCCCAGCTCTAACCTGCCCTGGAGATCTGAGCTCCACAGATTCTCTGGTGTGGGAGAACCTGGGGACACAGCTAGTCACAGGAAGGTTTTCAGAGGATCATATCAAGAATGACAGGGCTGCCGAGAGCGGGTTTAGGCTCCGGTGAAGAAGAATGGGTCTGTGGGCTATTATCCTCCAAACTCTTTTTATTCTGACAGCCCCGCCAATAGCTGTAATAACCCTTTCAGACAGAAAAACAGTACAAGTGCTCAGTGTGATGTCCCCAACCAGAGCTCTCCTTCCTTCTCACTATGGGCTCTGAGCATCCCCCTATCCGGCAATAACAATGCCTATCCCTAATATAAACATTGCCACAGTTTAGGAATCAAGAGTCAATACCTCGCATAACCTGCCGTGTGCATGGTGTCATAGCCAGCTGCCTCCNNNNNNNNNNNNNNNNNNNNNNNNNNNNNNNNNNNNNNNNNNNNNNNNNNNNNNNNNNNNNNNNNNNNNNNNNNNNNNNNNNNNNNNNNNNNNNNNNNNNNNNNNNNNNNNNNNNNNNN
The sequence above is a segment of the Mauremys mutica isolate MM-2020 ecotype Southern chromosome 12, ASM2049712v1, whole genome shotgun sequence genome. Coding sequences within it:
- the LOC123345005 gene encoding olfactory receptor 4D1-like; protein product: MEKKNFTPVTEFVLLGLTQRPELQPFLFVTFFIVYINTWLVNVIIITTVISDYQLHTSMYILLANLAFLDICDSSVNTPKLLSDLLSQHKTISFNECILQMFFLHFFAGAMGFCLVGMAVDRYVAIYKPLRYLTIMNRGVCMRIVALAWLVGLAHSAVQTGLLLQLPFCGPNILDNFYCDVPQVIKLACTNTHLAEMQMNLNSGLAIIIIFIILLISYAVILIKIRTHVTEGKHKALSTCGTQITVMCFQFIPSIFIYAWPIKQFALHKVVSVIYSTITPMLNPMVYTMRNAEMKKAIRRLLNRMLFSRQERQT